The nucleotide sequence CCCCGACCGCGGTCAAACGATCACGTCTGGTCGTGACGCAATCGGTCACGAGCAGTCATGCTTCGTCACGAACCCCGCCCTCTTTGCGAGGGCGCGGGAGTCGACCGATCTGGCACAGCTGAGCAGGCTCGGAGCACGATGGGGCGCATGACAGACATCGTTCAGGACTGGCTCGACAGGTACCTCGTCGCGTGGAAGTCGAACGCCGAGGCCGACATCCGCGCGTTGTTCACGGATGACGCCACCTACTCCGGCAGCCCGCTCGATCCCGAGCCCTGGGTCGGCGCGGATGCCATCGTCGCCGGCTGGGTGCAGTACCACGACGATCCAGGAACGTGGACCTTCGAAGGCGCTCCGCTCGTGACGGACGGCACGGTCGCGGTCGTTCAAGGCCGTACCGACTATTCGAACGGTCACACCTGGGCGAACCTCTGGGTGCTGCGGCTCGCGCCCGACGGGCGGGCGACGTCCTTCGTCGAGTGGGCCATCCGGCCGGGGCCGGTCGACCGCGGCTGAGATGGGGCCGTCAGCATCAGTATCCCCAGGATCTTGAGTGACAATCTGATCGCGGTCGCACCCGGATTCACCACTCTGGTTAGTCGGTCTGCCAGGGCTCAGGTGTCGTACTCCTCGCCGTCCCACGGCTCGTAGTAGGCGATGAAGTCGCCGGGCTGCACCGTGATCGAGACCACGCCGTCGAAGGCGGTCGGAACGAACCCGAACGTGACGTCGCGCACCTGCTCGGAGAAGGGCTCGACCTCGATCGGCTCGAGAACGTAGTCGCCGAGCGCGAGAAGCATCTCGTCGAGAACGCCCTCGGATTGCGTCGGCAGGCCTTGGGCGGGTGGAGCTCCGTCAGGCCTCTCGGCGTCTCTCACGTCGATGGAGTCGAAGCTGCCATCGGCGGTCCAGAAGAAGACGGCGACGAACGACCTGCTCCCGTCGAGGCTCGACTCGAACAGCTCGTCACTGGCGAAGAAGCGGCGGCCGTCGCCTGTCGTGCCGGCGAACGGCACGTGGTAGTCGTCGGGGACGATCGTGAAGCGAGCGGGAGTGCCGTCGGGAAACCTGGTTCGCTCTGCTGCCATAGGAGCACCCTATTCCGACCCGAGGGCACGCCCTGCGGCGACGGTCCACGCCGGATCAGGCCGTGACCTCGTAGACGAGCCGCGCGAACCGGCCGTGCGCCTCGGCCGACTTCAGGTGCAGGCGATCGGTCCCGAGGCGTCGCGGCAGCAGCGGCGCCCCGCCGGCGAGCGTCACCGGCGCCACGGTCAGCCGGATCTCGTCGAGCGCGCCGATGTCGGCGAACTGGCCGGCGAGGTCGCCGCCGCCCACGACCCAGACGTCGGCGTCGCCCGCAGCCTCGCGGATCGCCGCCAGGTGATCCGCGACGGGACCCGAGACGAACCGCACGTCGGCCCTCTCCGGCACGGGAAGCCGACGCGAGGTGAAGACGAACGTGGGCTTGTCGCCGTAGAACTCCTGCCACCGCGCAGGCTCGTCGAGCAGGTTCTCATGGTCGAGCACCCACTCGTAGGTCGTCGAGCCTTCGACGAGCACGCCGGCTCCGACCGGCACGAGACCGTCGTCGGGCAGGCCTTCGAGGTCGACCTCGAACAGCCACGCCAGCGAGTTCTCCTCGTCGGCCAGAAAGCCGTTCAGCGTGGTCGCCGTGTCGAACAGAATGCGTCCCATGCCCCGAGACTATGCGGGGCCAAGGGCCGAGGGGCGAGCTAGCCCGCGGCGAGACGCTCGAACGCGAGCCCGATCTCGTCATCGACGATCTGCACGCTGGTGCGCGTGCGCGTCTCGGGTCGCGCGAGGGAGTCGATGTGCCGGCCCAGGTGGGGATGGCTCAAAGGGCGCAGGACGATGTCGGTCGCGCCCGGCGGCAGCCCCATGTAACGGGGCATGAGCGCGATCGATCCGCTCGCCGCGACGATGTCCGCGGCGACCCTGAAGTCGTTCACGCGGTGGGCGACGGAGGGCGCGCTGCCGCTGATTCCCGTGATCGTCTGGAGCGCGTGGGCCAGGGGGAAGCCGTCGTGGACGGCCACCCAGACCTCGTCGTCCAGGTCGCCCGGCTCGATCGACGTGTGCGACGCCAAGCGGTGGTCGCGCCTCACGGCGATGTCGAGCGGTTCGATGAGGAGCGGCCGGACGCTCAGGGAGCGGGGCCACGGTGGGCTGCCGTCCAGACGATGTGCGATCACGAGATCGTGTTCGGCGGTGAGGCGAGGGAACTCCTCCTGAGCGACGT is from Frondihabitans australicus and encodes:
- a CDS encoding dihydrofolate reductase family protein, whose amino-acid sequence is MGRILFDTATTLNGFLADEENSLAWLFEVDLEGLPDDGLVPVGAGVLVEGSTTYEWVLDHENLLDEPARWQEFYGDKPTFVFTSRRLPVPERADVRFVSGPVADHLAAIREAAGDADVWVVGGGDLAGQFADIGALDEIRLTVAPVTLAGGAPLLPRRLGTDRLHLKSAEAHGRFARLVYEVTA
- a CDS encoding LysR family transcriptional regulator, whose product is MELAQLRALRELGDRGSIAAVAALLRVTPSSVSQQIAALQRQSTLPLTQRMGRRTVLTDAGRALAEAAVDVEVALARATQAVEEHRTARTGHVAVAAFHSAGSAMFGALLRALDGPALPAVSLSDFDVAQEEFPRLTAEHDLVIAHRLDGSPPWPRSLSVRPLLIEPLDIAVRRDHRLASHTSIEPGDLDDEVWVAVHDGFPLAHALQTITGISGSAPSVAHRVNDFRVAADIVAASGSIALMPRYMGLPPGATDIVLRPLSHPHLGRHIDSLARPETRTRTSVQIVDDEIGLAFERLAAG
- a CDS encoding nuclear transport factor 2 family protein, coding for MTDIVQDWLDRYLVAWKSNAEADIRALFTDDATYSGSPLDPEPWVGADAIVAGWVQYHDDPGTWTFEGAPLVTDGTVAVVQGRTDYSNGHTWANLWVLRLAPDGRATSFVEWAIRPGPVDRG